The Macaca fascicularis isolate 582-1 chromosome 13, T2T-MFA8v1.1 sequence tataggcacccgccaccacacccagctaaatttttgtatttttagtttttagtttgtatttttgtatttgtagtttcaccatgttgtccaggctggtttcgaactcctgaactcaggtgatccacccacctcggcctcccaaagtgctgggattataggaatgagccactgcacctggccatagtTCCTTCTTTCTAATGCAATCTTTGatccccacccccacaccaaAGAAAACTCACAGTCAACAGCATCTCAAAACTGAAAAGGCCTCTTTATTACTTATCTATTAATCAATTCtattacatttctttattatgttttaaaaatatatcagaataaataaattagtatctatctatatatgtgGAAAACCAGCGGTATCCAAAGTAAAACCAACAATCTCAGCTCTTAGATTGTGTAGCCATAGTATTCAGCaatttccatctctctttccctttcaatGAAAAACTGCACCTTCCCCAGAGAGGTGTATTTGGCCGCATTCTCACGCTCTTGTTGAGCCTTTCTCTTCATGGCCTCACGCTCTGGCCTCTGCTCTTCTGTGATAGGCGTTGACATTACTGGCTCAGGAACAGTGGGTTTCCTCCATGGACGGGGTTGGAAGCTGAAGTCTTGGATTAGAAATTGATTTTGAGGCTTGGGCAGTGACTGGAGATTGGTCACAGCAGTGGAAACAGGCTCCCGATGCAGAGAAGTACAAGATGATGTTTTGTAGAGTGATGGCCTAGAAACTGCAGATTGAGGGACAGTAGGCTGGGTAGGGTTGGCTGAACCAGGTTGGGTTGCTTTGGTCGAAATTGGCGGAGCTGGTGTGGCAGGACCTGGCAAAGATGTGTTGCTAGGAGCTGGTCGGGATGGATTGACTGCAGTCGATTGAGCTGAGTTAGTAGAATCAGGTTGAGCAGGGTAAGCCACAGCAGGCTTACGTGAGGCCGGAGGGTTTGGCCGCCGAGAAACAGGTCGAGCTTGAGGTTTGTCCAGGGCCAGAAAGGGCAAAGGTATCAACTTGACCTTCCCAGGTGGTGGCAACTCAGAGTGTGATGGAGATGGACACTCTTTTTCAGCACTATCATCTAGTTTCTGGGCCTTGACTTGAATTTTCTCCGGGCCTTTACCCTCACGTTGGGTATCCAGCCATGGTTTGAGAGCTGGGAATGGCTGGTGGTTTTGGGTGTTGCTTGAGCTTCCCAGGGTCCTGGAGGAAGAGAATCCAGTTTTCTTATCGATCTTTTTCCCGAGTGCATGGAAAACTTGCACGGACTCCAGCATGTGCATGCCCAGGGAGCTTCGGGGCTTTTTAAAGGTCTCTTGGCTAAGCTCAGGTTGATTTTTCTTCCGCTTCATATTGGGAATGGTTTGCTTCTCTTCTACCTTGATGTTGTTCCCTGACTGCTTACTCTCTTCAGATTTCTTGGAGCtgttttttctgttccctttggtcTTTTCCTGCCCATGGCTCTTCGCTTTGCTGATCCTGCTGGATGCAGCTTTGTGAGGTTTGTTGCTAGAATGCTTGGCCTTGTTCACAGAAGCACTGTCACTGACTGTAGCACTGCAAACAACCACTTCTCCCTCTAATAGGCACTCTGGGTTCTTTGGCTGGATTTTGGCCTTCGGAGCACCCTGGATAGGCTCGGAAGCTTTATGCTTGTTCTTCCTGTCTTGATCAGAGTGACCCTTTATGACACATGACTTTTCCTGCACCTGATTTACCTTGATGGCACTGGTATCTTTGGCTGTCTTTGCTGAGGGACTTTTGGGTAGGTCAAGATCCTGTAAGGAACTGAAGATTGGGGGGAGGTGAGTATCCTCCACCAATGTAGTGATGTCTGCCAAATCACTGCTAGACTCAATCTCATTTTCAAATATCCCTTGGTCTTCAAGACTCAGGCTGTTATTTCTTAGATCGGCATTTTCAGAACCAGGCTGctcctcttggccaagaggaTCAATGCAGGCCAGAAGTGGGTGAATATCAGGGATTTCTAAAGGAAGTAGTGGAGGATCTTGATTTCCTATTAGGATCTGGTAGACATCTAGAGGCTTTGAAAGGTTGGTTTTAATCTCATCCaaattctcattctcatttttttcctggcTTGGAACTGGAGACAGTGTCAAGAGATTAGTAGGACTCTGGACTGGAGTTATCATTGAAATgtccccaagctcaggtgatgGGTTACTCTCAAGTATCTGGGTATTTTTGCTACTGAAGGACTTGGAGAATTCTTGAGTTTGTGGCAGACAAAATGTCTGGCTTGGAGATTGCAATCCCAGGGAAGTATCCATCCCCAGGGAAGTTTCCATCACTACAAAGGAATCAAGGAAGAAGTCAGTCTCTGGTAAGTGAGATGCTCCCCCTACACACCAATGCGGCAATCGGATACCTTTCCAACATGGGCAAGGCATTTCTACTAGCTCTTCTTAAGGACCATGGACAAGACCTGTATTAGGAGATTGGCAGTGACTGTTCTCTTACTGGTTATCATTTGATGTGattgtttcttggttttctttgcatttcatagggttgttgtaagtCAAAAagtgaaagtgatttttaaaataggagatGTTTTATAAAGCCTCACATTCTTATAGGGTCCTTTCAATTCTCTCCACTCTCCTGAGAGAATAAGAACACTTTACACCATGGACTAGGGGAAAGAGTGGAGCCCTTCCTCATGAAATATATAAGCAAGCACAGATTCTGAGCCTGTTTGTTTTGGAGAGGATCTCTCAAcacaaggtctttttttttttttttttttttttttttgagacggagtctcgctctgccgcccaggcgggagtgcagtggccggatctcagctcactgcaagcttccgcctcccgggttcacgccattctcctgcctcagcctcccgagtagttgggactacaggcgcccgccaccgcgcccggctagttttttgtattttttagtagagacggggtttcactgtgttagccaggatggtctcgatctcctgacctcgtgatccgcccgtctcggcctcccaaagtgctgggattacaggcttgagccaccgcgcccggccaacacaaGGTCTTAAATCCTATTGTAAGTTAAGGAAAATCAAAATGTCACTGCCAAAATAAGAGTTCTGAAGTGTCTTCCAAAGAGACTAAAGTAATAGATTAAGGAAGGATATTACAGTGTGGTAGTGCAGAGGAAGTGATCGGTCAGGGCACTAAACAATGTATCCCTGAGTATGCTCTTGGGACTCTCTTACATGTAGCATAGATGGCCATTATAGTGTTCCACTTTCCCACCTATAAGGTGTTCTCACATAGAGTCTGCAAATGGAGAGCACTGCCCAAGAATAGTGGTTGAAGTCTCAGGACTTAAATTCTACCTATCCGTGGACTCATCACACAGCTACAGATTTGACCCTCTTTTTCAATGCTGACattatttctctcctttcttgctGTTTGTACTCACCTTGAACACTGGTTTCTGTGATGGGTTGAGTAGACACAGAGTAATACATCCCAGAAGTAGAGACTGGTGGTAGGACATTTGTGGGCTGAACCTCCTTTAGCACCATCACCATTTCTGGTTGATGGGCAGAAGCCCTATATCCTGTGTATGACACAGAGCCATAGGATTGCAGGCAGGATAGTTGAGGTCCCAGTGTGCCTTGATTATAGTAATAGACCTGACTTCCTATCTGGTAGGGAAGTGACAGGCTATGGCCCTGCTGATTTGGAATTTGAGTTAGTGTGCCCTGAACAAGGCTGGCAGATAGTGATGGATACAGAGGGACCACAGTATTGGTATCTGAAGTTTTATCATACTGGGCTGTCATAGACATGGAAGAGACAGCTGTATTCTGGTCAATGACAGTCACAGTGAAGTCCCTGAGTGAGGATGACTTCTTTGCTGTGCTTGCTGTACTATCCCACTCAAAAATGCCTGGATAAGAGGCAGCTGAAGTAGAGATATGGCTCTGGCCAGTAACCCCAGACAACATGCCAGTAACCCCAGACAACATAGTTGTGCTAGAATGTTGATAAAGGTAGGCACTGCCCATGATTGGCTGGAAGGAGGTGCCAGAGGCTGATGGCTGTAGCCATGCTGAGCTGATGGCTGGAGCAGAGGCTCTGGAGAAGTTGGAGATGCTTCCTGTTAAGGAAGCCACATTGCTCACCACAGGAAGAGAGAGCTGCAGAGAGTTTGCAGTTCCAGGTAAAGACGTATTTTGGAAATCTTCTGTAGGAAACaagagagagatgaaaaaaaCCGATGAGACTGAAAAATTCTCACTTATTTGAAGAACAGCATTATCTTAAGGTTGTTGCAATCAGGAAGCCTGTAATACCAATACTCACTGAGATACCAAAAGCCAAACAGTTTATGATGGCCATGAGTGCTGAGGCAGTTTGGTCCTCTTCTGACTTGGACACAGATGTGAAGACCCAAGTGGTCTGGGTTCGTACATTATTTCCTAGGCTAGAAGCAACCTTCTCCCTTCCCTATCTTTCCCTTGAATCTGGGTTAGTATAGACTCATAACTATTTCCTAGAATTGGAGCATTTTAGAACTAGGAGGTCCTTAGAGATGTTCTAACATTTCATTTTATGAGTCTGAGAGAGGTC is a genomic window containing:
- the C13H2orf78 gene encoding uncharacterized protein C2orf78 homolog; this encodes MHSLAGATQTSASIVSSSFVSAVDVSSSLTMSEDFQNTSLPGTANSLQLSLPVVSNVASLTGSISNFSRASAPAISSAWLQPSASGTSFQPIMGSAYLYQHSSTTMLSGVTGMLSGVTGQSHISTSAASYPGIFEWDSTASTAKKSSSLRDFTVTVIDQNTAVSSMSMTAQYDKTSDTNTVVPLYPSLSASLVQGTLTQIPNQQGHSLSLPYQIGSQVYYYNQGTLGPQLSCLQSYGSVSYTGYRASAHQPEMVMVLKEVQPTNVLPPVSTSGMYYSVSTQPITETSVQVMETSLGMDTSLGLQSPSQTFCLPQTQEFSKSFSSKNTQILESNPSPELGDISMITPVQSPTNLLTLSPVPSQEKNENENLDEIKTNLSKPLDVYQILIGNQDPPLLPLEIPDIHPLLACIDPLGQEEQPGSENADLRNNSLSLEDQGIFENEIESSSDLADITTLVEDTHLPPIFSSLQDLDLPKSPSAKTAKDTSAIKVNQVQEKSCVIKGHSDQDRKNKHKASEPIQGAPKAKIQPKNPECLLEGEVVVCSATVSDSASVNKAKHSSNKPHKAASSRISKAKSHGQEKTKGNRKNSSKKSEESKQSGNNIKVEEKQTIPNMKRKKNQPELSQETFKKPRSSLGMHMLESVQVFHALGKKIDKKTGFSSSRTLGSSSNTQNHQPFPALKPWLDTQREGKGPEKIQVKAQKLDDSAEKECPSPSHSELPPPGKVKLIPLPFLALDKPQARPVSRRPNPPASRKPAVAYPAQPDSTNSAQSTAVNPSRPAPSNTSLPGPATPAPPISTKATQPGSANPTQPTVPQSAVSRPSLYKTSSCTSLHREPVSTAVTNLQSLPKPQNQFLIQDFSFQPRPWRKPTVPEPVMSTPITEEQRPEREAMKRKAQQERENAAKYTSLGKVQFFIEREREMEIAEYYGYTI